From Ndongobacter massiliensis:
CCTGCAGCCGGAAATGACCGTCGCCCATGCGATCCGCAAAATTCGGAATCATCGAAAAAAATTAGCTTCCACATCGGTACTTTACGTAACGGAAAACGACCAAAAATTAGTGGGCGTCCTGTCCATTCGCGAACTCCTGCAGGCAAAGGACGAAACCACCGTCGGCGAAATTATGCATGACCAGGTTGTCTACGTCCTAACGACCACCGACCGCGAAGAGGCGCTAGCGCTCATTCGTAAATACGACTTTCTCGCGCTGCCGGTGACCGACCGCGAAGAACGGCTCGTCGGCGTCATTACGATTGACGACGCATTGGATATTTCGGATGAAGAGGCGACAGAGGACTTCGAAAAAATGGCGGCCATGCATCCGTCGGAACGTCCGTATTTTGAATCCGGCGTCGTGGAACAGGCAAAAAGTCGTTTGCCCTGGCTGTTTATTCTAATGATTTCCGGCATGCTCACCGGTTTTATTTTAGAGGGTTTTGAAGATGCCTTTAAAGTTATGCCTATTCTCGTCACCTTTATTCCAATGTTGACGGACACCGGCGGGAATGCCGGTTCGCAAAGCAGCACCATGATTATTCGCGGTCTGGCGTTGGGCGAAATCAAAGTACACCAGTTACCGCAAGTCATCTGGAAAGAGCTGCGCATCTCCGTTCTCGTCGGCATCGGTTTGGCGATTGTCTGCATGATTCGCGTCCTACTCATAAATCCCGATCAATATGGCGTTGCACTTGCCGTCTCCTCCGCGGTTTTTTTCATCGTGATGATCTCGAAAATGATTGGCGGTGCGTTGCCGCTTCTGGCAAAAAAAATCGGCTTGGATCCCGCACTGATGGCGGCGCCGCTCATTACCACGCTCGTCGATGCGGCGGGCCTTCTCATTTTCTTCAGCTTAGCGGAACTGATTCTCGGGCTGTAGCCCGCGCAACCGGAAAGGAGCCCTCATGAATGAAATGATCCGGGAAAATATGGATCCCTCTCTGGACAGGCTGCGGGAAGCTTTGGCGAGTCGCAACGTGAAACAGGTGCGCGCGCTGATCGATGCGCGGCATCCCGCCGACATGGCGGATTGGATGGAATCGTTAAATGCACAGGAATCGCTTGCGCTTTTTCGCTTTCTGCCCAAAGATACGGCAGCGGAATTCTTCGCTTTTCTGACGATTCCGGAACAAAAGGCACTGATCGCAGATTTTAACGATGAAGAACTGGTCCGGCTCGTCGATGATCTTTATGTGGACGATGCGGTCGATCTGCTGGAAGAATTGCCCGCGAATGCCGTGCGCAGCATCCTAGACAATGCGCCGGCGACAAAGCGTTCCATCCTCAATCGCTATCTGCTCTACCCCGAAGAATCCGCCGCCGCGGCGATGAGTGAAGAATTCGTTCGTTTGCAACCGGAAATGACGGTAAAAGAAGCGATTGAAAAATTGCGCCATAATCGCAAAAAATTGGCCTCTACGTCCATCCTTTATGTGACCGACCGCGGGCGGCGGCTTTGCGGTGTACTTTCCATTCGGGAATTGCTGCAGGCGCGCGATGAAAAACGCATCGAAGAAATCATGCGAACGCATGTAATCAGTGCAACGACGACCGACGATCAGGAAGACGCCTTGGATCTCATCCGCAAATACTCGCTGCTTGCCTTGCCCATTCTCGACCTTGAAGGACGTCTGGTCGGCGTGCTCACCGTCGACGACGCTCTGGATATCTCCGATGAAGAGGCAACGGAAGATTTCGAGATTATGGCCGCTATTACGCCCTCCGAAAAAACGTATTTTGAATCTTCCGTGCTTGAACAATCGAAAAACCGACTGCCCTGGCTGTTTGTTCTCCTGCTTTCCGGCATGGTCACGGGCTTTATCTTGGGCGGCTTTCAGGACGCCTTCCAAGCAAACGGCCTGCTTGTCACCTTTATCCCCATGCTGACCGGCGCGGGCGGAAATGCCGGTTCGCAGAGCAGTACTATGATCATTCGTGGCCTTGCCATGGGGGAAATTAAAGTCAATGAATTGCTGAAAGTCCTGTGGAAAGAACTGCGTATCTCGCTTCTCGTCGGCGCCGGGCTGGCGCTGGTCTGCCTGCTGCGCGTGATGCTCCTGAACCCCGATCAAACCGGAACCGCTCTCGTCGTCTCTCTCGCCGTCTTTTTTATCGTCATCTTGGCGAAACTCTGCGGCGGTCTTTTGCCCGTTCTGGCAAAACGCATCGGCTTGGACCCGGCGCTTATGGCGGCGCCGCTGATTACGACGGTGGTTGACGCTCTGGGGCTTTTGATTTATTTTTCTCTGGCAACGGTAATCTTAAAGATTTAACGAAAAAAGGAGCGCGTTTGCACTCCTTTTGTGTCGAAATCATCCTTCGAAAGAAGAAATCCTTGACCCGCAATATTCGCACGCTGTCGGGGTTCCATCG
This genomic window contains:
- the mgtE gene encoding magnesium transporter, which encodes MQEITNRSTAEAVLSSVREAIEARNVLQVREQVEHLHAADAAELMELLNSEECMVLFRFLQKDYAAELFSFLSIEQQKALIRGFNDEELLELVDRLFIDDATDLLEELPANAVRRILSGSSQVKRTTLNRYLRFPEDSAGSAMSEEFIRLQPEMTVAHAIRKIRNHRKKLASTSVLYVTENDQKLVGVLSIRELLQAKDETTVGEIMHDQVVYVLTTTDREEALALIRKYDFLALPVTDREERLVGVITIDDALDISDEEATEDFEKMAAMHPSERPYFESGVVEQAKSRLPWLFILMISGMLTGFILEGFEDAFKVMPILVTFIPMLTDTGGNAGSQSSTMIIRGLALGEIKVHQLPQVIWKELRISVLVGIGLAIVCMIRVLLINPDQYGVALAVSSAVFFIVMISKMIGGALPLLAKKIGLDPALMAAPLITTLVDAAGLLIFFSLAELILGL
- the mgtE gene encoding magnesium transporter, with the protein product MNEMIRENMDPSLDRLREALASRNVKQVRALIDARHPADMADWMESLNAQESLALFRFLPKDTAAEFFAFLTIPEQKALIADFNDEELVRLVDDLYVDDAVDLLEELPANAVRSILDNAPATKRSILNRYLLYPEESAAAAMSEEFVRLQPEMTVKEAIEKLRHNRKKLASTSILYVTDRGRRLCGVLSIRELLQARDEKRIEEIMRTHVISATTTDDQEDALDLIRKYSLLALPILDLEGRLVGVLTVDDALDISDEEATEDFEIMAAITPSEKTYFESSVLEQSKNRLPWLFVLLLSGMVTGFILGGFQDAFQANGLLVTFIPMLTGAGGNAGSQSSTMIIRGLAMGEIKVNELLKVLWKELRISLLVGAGLALVCLLRVMLLNPDQTGTALVVSLAVFFIVILAKLCGGLLPVLAKRIGLDPALMAAPLITTVVDALGLLIYFSLATVILKI